In the genome of Brachypodium distachyon strain Bd21 chromosome 3, Brachypodium_distachyon_v3.0, whole genome shotgun sequence, the window ATGGTGATGTCAAACCAGATAATATACTTCTTGATGACAAGTTAACACCAAAAATCTCAGATTTTGGGTTGTCGAAGCTGCTTAAAGGGGAGTATTTTGCCAAGACTGTAGTTGGGTGTATGGGTTACATAGACCCGGTGTTCATGAAAACTGGTCTTTTAACACAAAAGAGTGACGTTTACAGCTTTGGAGCTGTACTATTGGAGCTTATAaccagaaagaaaaatgtataTGATGAAAATTGTAGCCTCATCATGGAGTATCAAAAAGTTTATGAGAAAGAAAGGAGTGGGAGGTCAATGTTTGACAAGGACATTGCAAATGAAGAAGATATGGTTATCCTAGAGGAAATAGGCAAGCTAGCATTGGATTGCCTCAAAGAAAATATAGAAGACCGGCCAGACATGACAGAGGTGGCGGAGCGTCTTGTGATGATTAGAAGAGACAAGAAGTTTGGgaagaaaaacaacagaaaAGCACACCACATTGGAAATATTACCATGGACGATTCTCCCAGCAGCACTGAGGTCAGAGCTATATTTTCAGTGGCATCCATGGCCAACCATAATTTTTCGGGTAATTACTAGGCAGGTGAATTAAATGTAATAGGACTGGGTAAATGTATTTGTTATGTGtaatatttcataaaaaaaaatatcttgtaGGAGTATCATGTAATTTGCCACTGTACATAACTATAATGTAGTGTGTGATGTTTAAGATTGGATCTCCACTGATCAGTGTTTGCTTAGTGAGCTCTGATGGTAATGTCTGCCCGACTATAAATGTGTGCATATTTACGGAGGTTTCAATTCAAATCGTTGAGAATGATGTGAACCATAAGTATACCTTCCACATTCCTGGTGGCTGCTGGCTAACCGTCAAGAACGACCCTCAGTCCTGAAAAAAGGCCAATTCTGGCTCTTGGCAATTTTCCCAGACAAAAAGTCTAATTCTACCATCattatttaagaaaaaaaaagccttaACCGTTACTCTCATATCCAGCCTCACGCGACACGACAGGAAATTGATGGCCTTTTTTCTAAACAGGCACCAGGACTGAGTGTGCTATCTACAGgccagggaaaaaaaaatgcacgcAATTTGTTTCTGTTAGGGCTACTCTTTTATCCTGAACATTATCAACCCTGTGGAACCTAAAACGGTCGAGGAAATCCAGAGCAAACACGCAAAGTCAAGGTTGAAGAAAGTAATGGAGCCAGAACAGAACTCCGGAAGGATACGGATGAGGAGTAAAGAAATAAACCAGATGAGGGAGAAGAGGACAAAGCTCTTGCAGCAGGAACCTACATGGCACGGGAGTCCGGAATCCTCAACAGCAGGAGCGCTGCAGGAGAAAGCACAACGACGCAGGGAAGAGGATCTCGTCGTAGTCGTAGGGCAGGGCGGGTGTCTGCATCGGCTCTTCCTGCTGTAGTTGTTTCGCTGTGATACTGCCGTTGTCCAGATCCGATCAGCTCATCGCCTGAGCAGGATGGCAGGAGGCGTCCTCTCTCTGTGGGACAAAGGGGAGAGGGGCTAGCAGGGTCGCAATGAGCTAAATCATGAGATGGTGTGGGGGCACGGGGTTCTCTCCTCGGTCAATTTAAACTTCATACCTTAGTAAAAGCATGTCCCTGGCCTAAACCAGGTGCCTTTTTAGAAGCAAGTATTATTTGGTTAGAAGCATCTAAGCCCATGACTTGAGCTCcttctaaaaaaattcattctgaaaaaaaatggttaaAAAGTTACAAGAAAGACACAGTTCAATTTGGAAAGAAGAATATGCATCCATAATCCAATAGCAAAATTGGTAGAAGGAATATGTTGTCAATGGACTATGGTTTATCCACAACCAAAAGACCTCTTTGTCACCTTCAGACCAATGAACAGGTTAAATATATAGTGACTATTTTCTGTTCAAGAATAACAATGATCAGTTGTTCTAAGCCGTGTAATTCAATTGGGATCTAGGGTGGGAAAACTCACCTTTATGATGGGAGACCTCACACACATTGTTCCTTCTGAGGCGATCACGGCTCCGGCTGAGGCAAGGGGCAACGAGCCGATGACACGACGGCGACCTGTGCAAATAGACAGTGGCTGGCGGCACAACGCTTCTCTGAATGTAACAAACTATAATTATGCTACAAACGAAATAACCGATGTTATGTTATGCCCCTTCTGTTCATCATTTTGCTATTATAAATGGATGCGGAAAGGAATTTCAAAGAGAATTACCATAAGGAAAGCACAATATGATTTAGTAGGGCAATGTATCAGGGACTCAGGGGCTAATTTTTCACATGGGTAGACTGCTTAGTAGCATCACACCAGTTCCACTTGTAACCTCTTTGGAAAAAGGAAGCAGGGTGCTGTTTCTATAACCACAAGTAACTACTCATTTCTATGTTCAGTAAACAAAACATTACTAAACAGCTGGGAATCATTCTATAACTTCTTACAGAGTGTAACTTTCCAAACTCGATAGAGCAATTAGTTATAAACATGATGCAAAGGGTCCATaataatgaaacaaaaaataaatataggTTCAGCTATGCAAATGGAAACACACTACATATCTCCACTCGGTAGCGGAAGCAGCAAGAGCAGCAACAGCGTACGTACTTTTCCATATGCTATCATTCGTTCATAGCTAAAACCACATATCACAAGATTATATTCCCTGAAAATGAACTTACCCTAGAACAAATTCTACTCGGTAAGAAGAAACACAAAATCCTCTAAACAATCCCACAGACGGTTCAGGCAGGCATGACCCATGTGAAAAATGACAACTACAGGTACCACTGTCAACCAAAAGAAATATAAATATAGGGCTGGGATTTAGCAAACATTCAGATGCACAAACACGAAAATGATAGCAATTACCTTAATAGCAGCTATCGGGCCCTGCTACTTGCCttctgctgctccttgatctACATCACTATGTGCCTGCAACATAGAAGGCAATCTTCATTGCATGACATAGATTTCATATGAGCTTCTACGACATATATGcacagaaaaggagaaaatctGGAACTAAACAGTAGCTATGAATGTACCTTACTAAGAACAAAGGAATAATCTAAACAAGGATGCTTTAATTGAGGGAAACATACCTTCTACCTCACCTCTGTCAAATTCTACTATCAACCAAGCATGATATAGGAGGAATTGATTTTAACACAACAACAAAATCTAGATAATCGAGGGAAAACCGAGTAATAGAAACCTTCTCTGGAAAGTGAAAAATGAAGCTACGGAGAGAATGTGCTTGCATCAACCATCAGAAAATTTGTACGAAAAAATAAAACTGAATTCAACTCACAGGACACAAATAACCTGATTTATTAAAAATATGACATGGCCATGTGATAGCTCGCTTTCTTGTCCAAAATCTTGTTAAACTAGATCCACATACTCGCCTCGAGCTTGTACTTATGGCTCGCATTCTCGGTGCCGCAAACCTGCAGGAGATATTTGTTTATTGATCATAGAAGTTTTAGGCCACCCGAGCAGGAGATTGACAGAAGTTTCAAACTAATAACCAATCCATGTTTTCTCATTTTCACTAAATAGCTGATAATAATATGCTGACGATGGGGAAACAAGTTTACAGGACACATTGATAACAGTTTTTCCACAATTCTTCCATTTGAAAGTAACACAACTTCAGACCAGGAAGATATGAGCCTTAATCATACATTCGTACTTAAAACTCAGAAATATGTATGGTGTGCCAAGGGCAGATCTGTCCATGCAACATTTTTCAGCTAAGCTACCTACCACCGCAATCAGCACCCAAAACACCCATCAAAAGCCATCAGAGTACCAGAACTTCAATAAAGGTAGGATTAAGTTATCAAACTATGATAAACAAAAATGCTGAAGCAATGGAGATACTTAGAAACAGGTAACAGTTCCGCGATAACACGCAGGAAAACCATACATCATCTCAACAGAACTGGTGTGTTTGGAATGGATAATCTCATCTCAGTTATCTTAACAGAGACTAATCCAAATTTACAGCAAGggataaataaattataagGCATCACCCTGATTCTTATGCTCCTATTACACACAGATCATATTGCACGGAGATCGACTTAAGCAAAATAACTACGCAATTTGCAGAAGTTCATATACATATCAGGGCGGAGCGAGGCTATTTACAGTCTGCACGTCTGCGTCATCGAGAGTGATTGGCGGCATGTCCGGGAGCTGAACCTCCTGGGCCTCCACCTGAGTTCGATCGGACGCCTACAGCGGTTCAGCCCCTGCATGCGCACACACCACGTAGACGCCAAAACCAGATTGAATCAAACCGAGCTCACACCAAGCTAAGTTGTACAAGAATTCATGACCGCCAATCTTAAGCAAAATAACTACGCAATTTGCAGATATTCCTAGAAATATCAGGGCAGAGTGAGGGAAAATCCAGTCTGCACATCGGTGTCATCGAGTGATTGGCGGCATGTCCAGGAGCCGAACCTCCTTGACCTCCACGACCTGAGTTCAATCAGACGCCTTTGGCTCCTATACGTGCGCACACCACATAGACGCCAAAATCAGACTGAATTAGACCAAGCTCACGCCAACCCACCCAGGTGAGTAATCAACATTGAACTATTTAATCGGGGACAACTATTTAATCGAGGACACTATTAGTAGACATAAAAAAGGGTATCTAGAAGAATTCATGACCTGAGTAATTTGTTTACCTCAACCACGAATGCTAGATAGAGAAATTAGATCAATACAATTCTTCATGTGAATTGATGCCTGGCTTCGGATCTCATCAACCTGCAAAGAATCAAAAGGTTTGCTCCTGGCTTCGGATCTCATTAACCCGCATACAATTCTTCATATGAAAGGAGCCGACTTGCATCGTTCTTATCCAGCAGCCAGACATGCCTGGCTTCGGATCTATCTAATCTGTCCAACGGAATCGAAtcacagaaaacaaaaggcgAGTGGAGAGCGTAGGACAGAGGTTAGGGGACCTTGTAGACGCACTCGGCGAGGACCATGGCGCAACAAGAATCATCGGCGCCTGCAGACGACCTCGATCGGCCGCTGCCTCCCTCCGAAACCTCCAGAAATCACCGCCACGACCGGGAAtcaccgtcgccgtcgaccccAGGGAACCAGCCACCGCCTCCGCTCAAGCCACCGTCGCCTCGAGGAACCCCCACCCGCGCTGGAGCCTGGAGATCGAAGCCACCACCTCCAACCGCTCGCCGGGTCGACCTCGACGTCGGTCTTCACCAAGCCGTCGGTCCTTCTGCCCAAGCGTGCAAGCACCGTGCAGCCGCTCCAGGTCCAGCGAGTAGTAAGCCCCCTACCATCGGCCCAAGGATAAGGACCGCGTGGAACCGGcccgcaaggacttcatcgcGCCGGAGttacctccgccgccgcagccgcatgCCTGCGCCAGCCAGGCTCTCCAGCGAGAAGGAGGTCGCCTCCCACCGCGCGCTGCTCGACCACCCCGGCAACCTACGGCCTCCAAGAGGCCGAAGGTCCCTCCTGCGCCGCCCGCGTGCCCGATGgtcgctcctccgccgcccgcgcgcccgtTGGTcgctcccccgccgcccgcgtgTCCGACGGTCGATactccgccgcccgcgtccGCTCCAGGAGCTggttgcggcggcggatggggaggaggtcgatCCGTCGCGGATATGGGGAGGTACGGGGCTTGCATCGTGTTCATTGGAAGGGGATCCCATGGGGGTAACGAAGGATATTGCACTCGGCCAGTGCACAGGGGCCGCCGTACCAGCCGCCATGCCGTCGCCGACTCGCCGCGCTGTGCCCTCCATCACCGCAGTGCAGCCATGCCTACCCCGAACGGGACGAAGAAGTCAAAGAAAAATACAGAGACCTGGTCCCAGACTCCATCGGGACCACAGACAGACTGGCCCACCTGCAGCCATTTCCATCCAGGCAGACCAGGTAGCAATTAAACACGCGAATTGGACGCTCCGGATGAGGCTGCTCAGCAATCGGACGGTGCGAAATTATCTCATGGTGCCCGAATCAACGAGAGGCCGGGTAGTCTAACTTCTTTTAAGTGTACTTCCATGATAAGTGTCTGAAATtgaaatttagtacaaagttatactaactttgtactaaatttcggacatttattatggatcggagggagtagaatttatctttctttttttatctcGTGTAGTGTGCTCAAAATTGGACATATACACAGTGGGCTAATTAAGCTGGGTGTGAAGCACGCAGGAGCTGACGCGCTACGAGCCGAGGAGATCATGAGAATCATAATGGAATCCATAAGGAAGTAAGAGAAATCAACATTTTCTCCAAATCTCAAGGAATCATATAGGTATTTCTTGAGATATAAGACGACCTCTTATATAGAGCCCCACAAATCGAACCGTTATACATGCTCAAGAATTTTACAGGGTAGTTTTACCTCTCGGTCACACCTGGCAAAGTGGTAGCTCCAGCtccctcaaaaagaaaaaaaagtggtAGCTCCAGCCCTAGAAGTACCGGGCGATACTACTGCTAGGACGAGGTGTGAAAAAGGTGCGAGAAAAAGTAgcgaaaatatatatttttttaaagaagaTCTTTGTTTACTCTGCTCTTGCTATCCATGAAAGTCGAAGCGCTGAAAGCTGGAGCGAAAACCTGCGCTACTGGCCTTCAGCTGTTGGGCAAGTGCCGTAAGCTCCAGTGATTCTGGAGTCTGATAATGTTGATATCGTGAATGTGATCGGAAAGAACGCCAAGTGCCTGAAAGAATTTGGCACATCTATGAGAAAATAAAGCACCTGAGGTCCCATTTAGGGGATTTTGAAATTGGAAAAGAGGTAACAAGCCCATGACTTACCTAGTTTTACCAGATTTCATAATGTGAATGAGTCCTTGTTTGGAGATGTCACTGAGTACTATGCGATGTCCTTGTAAATGACTCTGCAAACTCTGTTTCTATCGATGAGTAAAGCTGACTAGCACTAGTTTCTTTTATCATTGAACAGTTGGCTAGTACTCGTGCTACTCACTCctttacataattcttgtctcaaatttgcctaaaactGAATGCgtttattcctaaaaagcatctagatacatgtaatatattgacaaaaaaatatgaaacggaggtagtagttaGCAGGTGGTGTAACATGATAGTAGCCTACTAGTTAGAGCTGAAAGAAAACGTAAAGAAAATACGGGTAAAGCCAGTTGATTGTCCTTGTCACATTTGTACTCTCACATTTCCACACAAAACGGCTACAACTAAATAATAACGTTAACGATACACTGGACAGCTTGCTTCACCAGCTGGAGTTTGTTAAATTTGGTTTTGGTTGGGCTGGATCGACGTGCATTGGTTAGGCCGTTGTGTGGCGTATGCATTCAACCGTTCCGGTACGAAGTTCCTTGTCGCCGTGACCAACATACGCGAGCCACcttgcatgtgcatgcatggccacgaatatatatatttcaggAATGCCGGCCGCCCTGTTCGCATCACTACTCACTCTGGTCTGGTATAGCTCCCGGCAACCATTTCGGTCTTGTTGCTTACTTGCTTGTTGTGTAAAGCTGTACGGAACACCTCGTTCACGAGGGTCCACTGTCGAGTAGGAGTACTATATAGTAACGGGAGACATAGCCACTGTTGCCACATCCAAGCTTCTATCAACATCGCTGACACACAAAAACTAACCACAGACTGCCATGGATTCCATCATTTCAAGTGCCACGCACATCCAAATGCCTGTGCCGAACCCACAAGCCTCCTCTCACGAGGCGCCGCCCAAGCAGGCACAGCCAGTGGACAAGACGCTGTCGAGCGCGTCGGACCTCCTGAAGCTGCTCCCGACGGGCACGGTGCTGGCCTTCCAGGCGCTGGCGCCGTCCCTGAGCAACCACGGCGTCTGCCACGGGGCCATTAACCGGTACCTCCTCCTGGCGCTCATCGGCGGCTGCGCCTTCTCCTGCGTGCTCCTCTCCTTCACGGACAGCCTCGTGGGCCGCGACGGCAGGCTCTACTACGGCGCGGCCACGTTCCGGGGCTTCTACCCTTTCAACTACAGCGGCACGCGCGCCGAGCGGGACGCCGTGTTCAAGGACCTCTCCAGGTTCCGGCTCACGCCCATGGACTTCGTGCACGCCGTCTTCTCGGCGGTGGTTTTCCTTGCCGTGGCCTTTGCCGACGCCGGCGTGCTCGGCTGCCTGTTCCCCGACGCCGGGATGGACCTGAGGGAGCTTCTGGTGAACCTGCCTCTCGCCGCGGGCTTCCTCGCTAgcatggtgttcatgatcttccccaccaccaggaagagTATCGGTTACACGGATATGATGCCTCACTCGCAGTGACTCACCGAGCAAATTGATGTGAAAGGGGAATCGTGCTGTTATAGTACTAGTGTGATTTTCGGAAGAATAGAATTTTTAAGAGTGATATGATCAGTCTCATTTAACCATGTCTAGcctgtactccctccgtccacaaataagtgtacatcTAGTTTGagctaagtcaaacttttcaaGGTTTGACCAATTTTCTTGAAAAGAGTAGCAATACACATGACATCAAATTGGCGATTCTGGGTTCGGCGTGCTCGGCGCCTCGGCACGACGACGGCTCTGCGGGAGGACATGGGCCGCTTCAACGCCATCGCCTGGACAGCGGATCCTTCTGCGATCCCCAGAGAGAAGCTTCTGGGAATCCCGGAGCCTCTTCCCCCAGTGGACGACGACGTGGACCCTGACTTGAGGCTCAGGCTTGAGGACATCGTGCCCGACTCGAAGGAGGTGCTCGACTACCCCATCATCATCCACCTGCTGCGCGTTGAGACCCGTGGTGGGAACTCCGACTATtcagatgatgatgacgatggGGATTCCGGGAGTGATGATGGTGATGACCCTACGGATGGTGGTGGTCCAagtcctcgccgtcgccgtcatGGCCGCCATGGCAGTGGGCGCCGGAGGTCTCGCTCCTTCCAGTGCGCCCGCGGGGTGGTCGACGACGAACCGGCTACCCGTGGCGACGACGGTGGTGGCCCAGGGATGGCCTGGGCTCGCCAACCCTGACTCGCCCCATCGCTGCCGACGATGGTGGCGCCAGGGCcctctccggcgccgccgcgttcGCTGACAAACTCGCTGGGGATTCAAATTGCTGGTCAGCAAAGTTCACCTGCTGATGTGGAAAAGGGAGATTCGCCTGCTTCGTCTGGGGGCCCGACTACTGCGCCTACTAAAGTGGTTCTGGCACCTGCTAAAGCGGTTTTGCCGCCTGTTAAAGCAGTTATGCCCCCCGACCTGTTTTGTCCGTTGCGGGACGACTCGGTGTTCTTTCTTGGGTTGGACGCGGCGTGCGATCCCATGCTTCTCGAGTCTTCCGGCTCTCCGACCCCACTGGACACCTGCCTCCTTTCGTGCACTCCTCTAGTGACGTACCGGCCCTGCTTCATGGATTTGGCGGATGGGGCCCGCTCCATCTCGGCCTCCTCTTCTCCAGGCAGGCCCTTCTCCTCGATGGGCCTCATTTCCCTCGACGTGGCCGCCC includes:
- the LOC100833397 gene encoding protein DMP2 encodes the protein MPVPNPQASSHEAPPKQAQPVDKTLSSASDLLKLLPTGTVLAFQALAPSLSNHGVCHGAINRYLLLALIGGCAFSCVLLSFTDSLVGRDGRLYYGAATFRGFYPFNYSGTRAERDAVFKDLSRFRLTPMDFVHAVFSAVVFLAVAFADAGVLGCLFPDAGMDLRELLVNLPLAAGFLASMVFMIFPTTRKSIGYTDMMPHSQ